In a genomic window of Kwoniella mangroviensis CBS 8507 chromosome 2, whole genome shotgun sequence:
- a CDS encoding actin-like protein ARP6 — MTTPPIVILDNGAYNIKAGVSGVDWEPRIYPNSIARSRTEKKVYVSDEVDSCRDLSGIVYRRPFERGMLVNWDAEKIIWDRIFSPQGLNINPSESSLLVTEPYFNLPNIAETYDQMVFEEWEFQSYFRCTPAALIPYGGLFEDDTGIPPECMIVVDVGYSFTHVIPLRDGQIVWKHVKRIDVGGKLLTNHLKHLISFRQWNMIDQTHVVNDVREQCGYVSMDWKKDLELCKQNLKKNPIVQEYVLPDFSSRSTSRTGYIRSGPNANPPNDTQDKQVNGHSRKVEEDEEQILVMGNERFAGPELLFNPSDIGLKQSGLPETIAYVISMMPEEVRGMYWAHIGIFGGLGNIEALGERLERDLQALCPVDYEIGIYEAFDPASPPYVAATTLTTSEIYLSTYPITRAEYLEHGSSICRRRFGGPAYNVNPPGFTSGEVSGEIDDDERERRYAMGLESIKGRGGKKRKEEEEVISGNWGGRRRRAAAS, encoded by the exons ATGACGACCCCACCTATAGTGATACTAGACAATGGGGCGTATAATATAAAAGCTGGTGTAAGTGGTGTGGATTGGGAACCTAG AATATATCCAAACTCGATAGCCCGTTCGAGGACCGAGAAGAAAGTGTATGTCAGTGATGAAGTAGATAGTTGTCGTGATCTGTCGGGAATAGTCTATAGAAGGCCATTTGAGCGG GGGATGTTGGTTAATTGGGATGCGGAGAAAATCATTTGGGATAGGATATTTTCTCCCCAAGGCTTGAAT ATCAATCCCTCAGAATCTAGTCTACTAGTGACTGAACCGTACTTCAACCTACCGAATATAGCAGAAACATACGATCAGATGGTATttgaagaatgggaattCCAGAGTTATTTTAGGTGTACTC CTGCTGCACTGATACCGTATGGAGGACTATTCGAGGACGATACAGGCATCCCACCTGAATGTATGATCGTCGTGGATGTAGGATATTCTTTCACTCATGTGATACCGCTAAGAGATGGTCAGATAGTTTGGAAACATGTCAAAAG GATCGACGTAGGAGGTAAACTTCTGACGAATCACTTAAAGCACCTCATATCATTTAGACAGTGGAATATGATCGATCAGACACATGTGGTGAATGATGTGAGGGAACAGTGTGGGTATGTCAGTatggattggaagaaggatctggagTTGTGCAA ACAAAATCTTAAGAAAAATCCAATAGTACAAGAATACGTCTTACCcgatttctcttctcgatcaactTCCCGTACGGGGTATATACGCTCTGGACCAAATGCCAATCCTCCGAATGATACACAAGATAAACAAGTCAATGGACATAGTaggaaagtggaagaagacgaagaacaGATACTGGTCATGGGGAATGAAAGGTTCGCTGGACCGGAATTGTTATTCAACCCTTCTGATATCG GCCTGAAGCAATCGGGGTTACCTGAAACTATCGCATATGTCATATCAATGATGCCCGAAGAAGTCAGAGGGATGTATTGGGCTCATATTGGTATCTTTGGTGGTCTAGGGAACATAGAGGCGTTGGGTGAAAGATT AGAAAGGGATCTACAAGCGCTATGTCCTGTCGATTACGAGATAGGAATATATGAAGCGTTTGA TCCCGCTTCTCCACCATACGTAGCAGCCACAACCCTCACCACCTCCGAGATATACCTATCCACCTACCCAATCACCCGAGCAGAATATCTAGAACATGGATCATCGATATGCCGACGTAGGTTTGGTGGTCCAGCATATAATGTGAATCCACCTGGATTCACGAGCGGTGAGGTCTCAggggagattgatgatgatgagagggagaggaggtaTGCGATGGGATTGGAGAGTATAAAGgggagaggagggaagaagaggaaggaggaagaggaggtgatcAGTGGGAATTGGGgcgggaggaggagaagagcaGCTGCTTCATAG